GCCTGAAGGGTTTTTCTCCAGGCTTCGACTAATTCGCTGCTTTGTTGTAAAAGAGGGGGGTAATCCTTTAACATATTGATCCTCCTTTATTTCGTCCCTATCAATTATGCCAATGGTTAGTACAAATCATCTACAGAGAGTTCGGTTTCTACCCCGCTTGTACTCATGCTTTTAGCCATTACCTTAAGCATGTTATCCTGTCCGATATAAAAGATTACTTTTACCTTTTCTTCTCCCTTGGCTTTTGGAGGAATTCCTCTGAGGCTGGTGCCTGCAAGACGCTTCATTCCCTCTTCTGTTACATAGGTAGTCTTCTTTTCTTCTCCGGAAGGTTTTGTATTTTCATAAACAACAATTGCCATGCTGGTTACATTATCAAAATTGGTCATAAGAAGTTCTTCTGCTTCCACAGTAAGTCCTTCTTTAGGTATATCCATACCGCTTTTTACTATTTCCATAAATCTTCTTCCTGCTATTTCAAGGCCTAAGGGGTGAATGGTCTTTTCATGAACAACAGGACCTTTTACCGTAGGCATCATAATCATATTGCAGTAATAAGCCGCTCCCTGAGAAATACTTAATGCAGGGCTTATACGGGATTTAAAAGGTTCTTTATCAAACTTTTCTTTGATTTTTTCTCTGATTCTTGGAATGGAAGAAGAACCTCCAACTAAGAAGATCTCATCGATGTCTTCAGGTTTTAATGAAGCAGCCTTTAGACATTCGTCAATACATTCAATCGTTCTGCCAATTAAATCTTCTACGGATTTACCCTCCATTTTTTCAAACAGTTCAACGGGATCACCTAAAGGATTGATTCTCTTATGATTTAAAAAGGCATCTCTTGTGATTTCCATATTAATATTGATGATTTTCGGTTCTTGAATAAAAGGTGCCAATACAACCTTTGTAGATTTGGCAGAAGAAAGTCTTTCTTTGGCTTGGTTTGCTACTTGCGCCAGTCGTACTAAAGCTGTAGTTTTTTGTCTTTTGGATACGCCGTCATCAACGTTAAAATCAAATAAGTCAATTTCTTCGTTGGTCATTTTCTTAAATTCTTCATAAATCATATCCATAATAATTTTGTCTATATCGTTACCGCCTAAGTAATTATCCCCATAGGTGCTTAAAATTGAAATAGTGGGTTCATCCGCATCTGTCATCTTGATATCCAGTACGCAGGCGTCAAAGGTACCTCCACCAAAGTCATATACCAATACCTTTTTATCTTTTCTTTCATTTACGGCATAGGAAATCGCTGCTGCAGCAGGTTCCAGTCTAAGATAGATATTGTCTTCATCAAAGCCAGCCAGCTTTGCCGCTTCTTTGGTCATTTTCTTTTGTTTGTCGGTTGAATTGGCAGGTACGGTAATTACACAGCCTGAAAATTCTCCCGCAATATTTAACTCTTCCTGAGCGTATTCATCGGCTTTCTGTTTTAGATAGCCTAATATTTCTCCGGCAATTTGTTCAGGGGTAAATTCATATTCCTTTTCGTCCACGGAGATTTTAATTTTTTCATCGCTGCCGAGCAGACGTTTTACAGATAAAACAGTGCTTTGAGGATATATGATTGCTGCTTCCTTTGCCTGAATTCCAAAAATCCTGGATAGTTTATCCGGATCATCCGGATCGGTTTCAAATTGTATGGCTGTAGGGAAAATATTGCTTCCGTCAATAGGTATGGTTTGTGCCTGACCTTCTTTAAAATCATATACGCTGACAACTGAGTTGGTTGTTCCGAAATCAATACCTAGAAATAGGCCTCTTTCCACATCTAATCCTAATGTTCCCATAAAAAACTCCTCCTTTATACTCCTAAGCTATAATAAATAGCCCGTATTATTTTTCTGATTGTCGTAAATCAGGGATTCTAAAATCATTTCCGCCTTTTCCATTTCGAGATTTTCACTGTAGATGATTGCATTATTCAGTCGATTATATACTTCGTTAGAGTCTTTGCTTAAAGCTTTCACATCATTATGATAAGAATATACCTCCGATATAATACAGTTGCCTTCTTCATCCAGTTCTTCAATATAATATTCCATATCTTCATTATAAAATAAAGATACGCAGACGGCATATAAATTAAATGCCACGGGGTACATTCTTTTTCGATTTAAGGGAAATCCTTGAATCTTATAGCAGAAGGTCACCTCTCTCCCCCATTTGGTACGGTGAAT
The genomic region above belongs to Defluviitalea saccharophila and contains:
- a CDS encoding Hsp70 family protein, with the protein product MGTLGLDVERGLFLGIDFGTTNSVVSVYDFKEGQAQTIPIDGSNIFPTAIQFETDPDDPDKLSRIFGIQAKEAAIIYPQSTVLSVKRLLGSDEKIKISVDEKEYEFTPEQIAGEILGYLKQKADEYAQEELNIAGEFSGCVITVPANSTDKQKKMTKEAAKLAGFDEDNIYLRLEPAAAAISYAVNERKDKKVLVYDFGGGTFDACVLDIKMTDADEPTISILSTYGDNYLGGNDIDKIIMDMIYEEFKKMTNEEIDLFDFNVDDGVSKRQKTTALVRLAQVANQAKERLSSAKSTKVVLAPFIQEPKIININMEITRDAFLNHKRINPLGDPVELFEKMEGKSVEDLIGRTIECIDECLKAASLKPEDIDEIFLVGGSSSIPRIREKIKEKFDKEPFKSRISPALSISQGAAYYCNMIMMPTVKGPVVHEKTIHPLGLEIAGRRFMEIVKSGMDIPKEGLTVEAEELLMTNFDNVTSMAIVVYENTKPSGEEKKTTYVTEEGMKRLAGTSLRGIPPKAKGEEKVKVIFYIGQDNMLKVMAKSMSTSGVETELSVDDLY